In Dehalococcoidia bacterium, the following are encoded in one genomic region:
- a CDS encoding helix-turn-helix domain-containing protein, translating into MDETRLTITVEEAARLLGISRGLAYDMARIGKIPTIRFGRRLLVPRRVLYRLLDESIKGGGNDNERT; encoded by the coding sequence ATGGACGAGACCAGATTGACCATAACAGTGGAGGAAGCTGCCCGCCTTCTCGGTATTAGCCGGGGGCTGGCCTACGACATGGCGCGCATCGGCAAGATACCAACCATACGGTTCGGCAGGCGGCTGCTGGTGCCACGGCGGGTGTTATATCGGCTGCTCGATGAATCTATCAAAGGAGGAGGTAATGATAATGAAAGGACGTAA
- a CDS encoding tyrosine-type recombinase/integrase, whose amino-acid sequence MRTYLAIEEVERLEAAAMCLRDRLLIRLLAHLGCRISEALALTVDDIDLGKGMVTIQHLKLRIKAACPKCGARLSRTHTFCPGCCAKVEQVVAKEQEHRRVRTLPLDDDTIKLLKKYIKRGGPVTRNSRRLIFGINRHRAWQVVRDCADTAGLGDLVNPTTGKKQGISPHRLRDAFAVHAVKLDDSGDGLRLLQEHLGHTSFNTTARYRKVAGEEHREWYQKLWEKGEDGG is encoded by the coding sequence ATGAGAACCTATTTAGCGATAGAGGAGGTTGAAAGGCTTGAGGCAGCTGCAATGTGCCTGAGGGACAGGCTTCTTATCCGGCTCCTGGCCCATCTTGGCTGCCGCATCAGCGAGGCCCTTGCCCTCACGGTGGATGATATCGACCTCGGAAAGGGCATGGTAACCATCCAGCACCTAAAGTTGCGGATCAAGGCTGCCTGTCCCAAATGCGGTGCCCGGCTCAGTAGGACCCACACCTTCTGCCCCGGGTGCTGCGCGAAAGTGGAGCAGGTGGTAGCGAAGGAGCAGGAGCACCGCAGGGTGAGAACTCTGCCGCTGGATGATGACACTATCAAGCTACTAAAGAAGTACATTAAACGCGGCGGCCCTGTAACCCGAAATAGCAGGCGCTTGATATTCGGCATCAACCGGCACCGAGCGTGGCAGGTAGTTCGTGACTGCGCCGACACGGCTGGCCTCGGAGACCTGGTGAACCCGACCACCGGTAAAAAGCAGGGCATAAGCCCCCACCGCCTGCGGGACGCGTTTGCGGTCCATGCGGTCAAGCTGGATGACTCGGGTGATGGGCTGAGGCTACTCCAGGAGCACCTTGGCCATACTAGCTTCAACACCACTGCCAGATACAGGAAGGTAGCCGGAGAGGAACATCGGGAGTGGTACCAGAAGCTATGGGAAAAAGGAGAGGACGGTGGTTGA